Proteins encoded by one window of Aphis gossypii isolate Hap1 chromosome X, ASM2018417v2, whole genome shotgun sequence:
- the LOC114127549 gene encoding ATP-dependent DNA helicase DDX11 codes for MPDSDDLKCLVGEEKLETPSTFSFPFTPYRIQHDFMSELYSAIEGKKLGIFESPTGTGKTLSIICGAVRWLLDHENRELRQLKLALESLAMKNEEICNDDDDDWITGQAKLVEQQHKVFEISKMLKSLEEFNNNIEKIKKEQELKKKKVKSLVTKTLNQKTDIEIEKDKDFFDEESEFLLEDYDQLSSVDDFEEISDEKVQYEGVKIYFCSRTHSQLSQFVAELKKSPYSTSRIIPLASRQNYCINKTVKSLKNVTLMNERCLEMGKNKPSQKPTKVSSVGSVIKKKKSETLCKCIYNNKDKIQSLAEEVTTELRDMEELVNRGDQISACPYYASRESIKYAQIITLPYNTLLHKSTREASGIRLEGNVFIIDEAHNLLDTIGHIHSSQINGQQLTHSYSQLIQYKNKFELRFSANNLLHLNQLIYVIGKLINMLGGTPGVSHTETSKIKVESKVYTLENFVHQAEIDHLNMFTLVDFFKRSKIGQKIRGYSEKYMPSVSLQPVKPKLSSLQTFLKEIENKKNNKNNKVKELKKDENKHTEPQVADIISNNPLTPVMAFIESLTNCCEDGRIISTTQSLVGKGVFKFLLLNPAVHFKEIVDKARSVIVSGGTMEPISEFKDQLFNFNGNNSDRIVHFSCGHVVPPDHILPLIVCSGPTGKQLDFSYQERTSIKMLNEIGSLLENICRTVPAGIVCFFPSYDYEELVYQHLEKNKVINRLSERKKVFREPKLTNQVDEVLKNYSLAITKTSTSNSKITGALLFSVIGGKLSEGLNFSDDLGRCVIVIGLPYPNIKSLELQQKMNYLNSHMGQGTGQQHYENLCMKAVNQSIGRSVRHQRDYAAVLLLDHRYQRDNVRNALPKWLQPSLQVHSKFGSSFAQLNKFFTGKKKLQQ; via the exons ATGCCTGATAGcgatgatttaaaatgtttggttGGAGAAGAAAAACTTGAAACTCCCTCGACGTTTTCATTCCCATTTACTCCGTATAGGATTCAACATGATTTCATGTCCGAACTTTATTCAGCTATAGAGGGCAAGAAACTAGGAATTTTTGAAAGTCCTACCGGAACT ggtaaaacattaagtattatttgtgGGGCTGTACGTTGGTTACTTGATCATGAAAATAGAGAATTGAGGCAACTCAAACTGGCACTCGAGTCACTTGCTATGAAAAACGAGGAAATTtgtaatgatgatgatgatgattggATCACTGGACAAGCTAAATTAGTAGAACAACAACataaagtatttgaaattagTAAAATGCTTAAATCACTggaagaatttaataataatattgaaaaaataaaaaag GAACAAgagcttaaaaaaaagaaagtcaAATCATTAGtaactaaaacattaaaccaaaaaactgatattgaaatagaaaaagACAAAGATTTTTTTGACGAAGAAAGTGAATTTTTACTTGAAGATTATGATCAATTGTCTTCTGTAGATGATTTTGAAGAAATATCTGATGAAAAAGTCCAGTATGAAGGAGTTAaa atttatttttgtagccGTACTCATTCTCAATTATCACAGTTTGTGGCCGAATTAAAGAAAAGTCCATATTCAACATCTCGTATAATACCATTAGCATCtcgtcaaaattattgtataaataaaacagtgaaatcattaaaaaatgtcactTTAATGAATGaaag ATGTTTAGAAATGGGAAAAAATAAGCCTTCTCAAAAACCTACCAAAGTGTCTTCAGTTGGTTCagtaattaagaaaaaaaaatctgaaactTTGtgcaaatgtatatataataataaagataaaattcaATCATTAGCTGAAGAGGTAACTACAGAATTAAGAGATATGGAAGAATTAGTTAATCGAGGAGATCAAATATCTGCTTGTCCGTATTATGCTAGTAgagaatctataaaatatgcccag attataactttaccatataatacattattacataaaagtaCCAGAGAAGCCAGTGGTATCCGTCTTGAGGGCAATGTATTCATTATTGATGAAGCTCATAATTTACTAGATACTATTGGTCATATACATAGTTCACAAATAAATGGTCAACag ttgACCCATAGTTATAGTCAGTTGATACAGTACAAGAACAAGTTTGAGTTAAGGTTTAGTGCCAATAACTTGTTGCATTTGAATcagttaatttatgttattggaAAGCTCATTAACATGCTTG GTGGTACTCCGGGTGTTAGTCATACGGaaactagtaaaataaaagttgaatCAAAAGTTTACACACTTGAAAATTTTGTACATCAAGCcgaaattgatcatttaaatatgttcactcttgttgatttttttaaaagaagcaAGATAGGTCAAAaa attAGAGGttattctgaaaaatatatgcCTTCAGTATCATTGCAACCAGTTAAACCTAAATTAAGCAGTTTACAGACTTTTCTcaaagaaattgaaaataaaaaaaataacaaaaataacaaagtcAAAGAACTCAAAAAAG atGAAAACAAACATACTGAGCCACAAGTCGCAGATATAATTAGCAATAATCCTCTTACACCAGTAATGGCATTTATAGAGTCATTAACAAATTGCTGTGAGGATGGTCGTATTATTAGCACTACACAATCATTAGTTGGCAAaggagtatttaaatttttgcttTTGAATCCTGCAGttcattttaaagaaattgttGACAAAGCTAg gTCAGTGATTGTTTCGGGTGGAACAATGGAACCTATATCTGAGTTTAAGGATCAGTTGTTCAattttaatggtaataattCTGATAGAATTGTGCATTTCAGCTGTGGTCATGTCGTACCACCTGATCATATCTTACCATTAATTGTATGTTCTGGACCAACTGGAAAACAATTAGATTTTTCTTACCAAGAGAGAACTTCAattaaaatg CTTAATGAAATTGGTTCATTACTAGAAAATATTTGTCGAACAGTTCCTGCTGGGATTGTGTGTTTTTTTCCATCTTATGACTATGAAGAGTTAGTTTATCAGCATTTAGAGAAAAATAAGGTTATTAATAGACTTtcagaaagaaaaaaa gTGTTTAGAGAACCAAAATTAACTAATCAAGTTGACGAAGTTTTAAAGAATTACTCATTAGCCATTACTAAAACATCGACTTCTAACTCTAAAATAACtggtgcattattatttagtgttattg GTGGAAAGTTAAGTGAAGGTTTGAATTTTAGTGATGATTTGGGACGCTGTGTTATTGTCATTGGTCTTCCATATCCAAATATTAAGTCACTTGAATTACAACAGAAAATGAACTATCTTAATAGCCACAtg ggcCAAGGTACTGGACAACAACATTATGAAAATTTGTGTATGAAAGCTGTAAATCAATCAATTGGTCGCTCTGTACGTCATCAACGAGATTATGCAGCAGTATTACTATTAGATCATCGTTACCAAAGAGATAATGTTCGAAATGCTCTTCCTAAATGGTTGCAACCTTCTTTACAAGTACATTCTAAGTTTGGATCATCATTTGCTCAGTTAAATAAG ttttttacaggaaaaaagaaattacaacaatga